Proteins encoded together in one Corallococcus caeni window:
- a CDS encoding GTP-binding protein — translation MSKEKFDRSLPHVNIGTIGHVDHGKTSLTAAITKVLAKTGGA, via the coding sequence ATGTCCAAGGAAAAGTTCGATCGCAGCCTGCCCCACGTGAACATCGGAACGATTGGGCACGTGGACCACGGCAAGACGTCGCTGACGGCGGCCATCACGAAGGTGCTGGCGAAGACGGGCGGCGC